In one window of Arthrobacter pascens DNA:
- a CDS encoding GtrA family protein, whose protein sequence is MESPAAPASQLTEQARRLPQPLPGEAGRRAPTTRRYRGILRFPVVRQLVRFTGVGIVCTATSLALYALLRPWLGPQLANASALVLTSLMNTALNRRFTFKISGQGRRASDHLNGLLVIGVALVLTGGSLGVLHWLRPEATVSDELLTTTLSGFLATVVRFSMLRHWIFRRARHR, encoded by the coding sequence ATGGAATCCCCCGCCGCGCCCGCCAGCCAGCTGACCGAACAGGCCCGGCGGCTCCCGCAGCCCCTGCCCGGCGAGGCCGGGCGCAGGGCACCGACGACGAGGCGTTACCGGGGAATCCTCCGCTTTCCGGTGGTCCGCCAACTCGTCCGCTTTACCGGAGTGGGCATTGTCTGTACGGCCACATCCCTTGCGCTGTACGCCTTGCTGCGTCCGTGGCTGGGACCCCAACTCGCGAACGCTTCCGCCCTCGTCCTCACGTCCCTGATGAATACCGCCCTGAACCGCAGGTTCACCTTCAAGATTTCCGGGCAGGGCCGGAGGGCCAGCGACCACCTGAACGGGCTCCTGGTCATCGGCGTCGCCCTGGTCCTCACCGGCGGCAGCCTGGGCGTCCTGCACTGGCTGCGTCCTGAGGCCACCGTTTCCGATGAACTCCTGACCACCACGCTGTCCGGATTCCTGGCCACTGTTGTGCGCTTCAGCATGTTGCGGCATTGGATTTTCCGCCGCGCCCGCCACCGCTGA
- a CDS encoding cysteine desulfurase family protein has protein sequence MIFLDAAATTPVRREVLDAMWPYLTGEFGNPSSHHSLGEAAADALARARAAVAGVLGCRPGEVTFTSGGTEADNLAVKGIALARQAADPTLNRVVISSVEHPAVEESARYLERFHGFAVDVIGVDATGLVTPEALAAALRPETALVSVMYANNEVGTVQPIARLASLARSRGIPFHTDAVQAAGWLPLDVKALGVDALSISGHKLGAPKGCGVLYIRGRTRIEPLVHGGGQERGRRSGTENVAGAVGLASALTLASGRQMQVAEHVAALRDAFIDAVLAGVPGAVLTGHPSERLPSVASFCFPGTSGESVLLELERQGIVCSSGSACAAGSDAPSPVLTALGIAAEVAQTAVRFSFDSGVSSQDLDTAALAVRDAVASVRTLGRA, from the coding sequence GTGATCTTCCTTGACGCAGCAGCCACCACCCCCGTACGGCGCGAGGTGCTGGATGCAATGTGGCCCTACCTAACCGGCGAGTTCGGCAACCCGTCCAGCCATCATTCGCTTGGCGAAGCCGCCGCGGATGCGCTTGCCCGGGCACGGGCCGCTGTGGCGGGGGTGCTCGGCTGCAGGCCAGGCGAGGTGACGTTTACGTCGGGTGGCACAGAGGCGGACAACCTGGCTGTCAAAGGAATTGCCCTGGCACGGCAGGCCGCCGATCCGACGTTGAACAGGGTGGTGATCAGCTCCGTCGAACATCCTGCCGTGGAGGAATCGGCCCGGTACCTGGAGCGGTTCCACGGTTTCGCCGTTGACGTTATTGGAGTCGATGCGACCGGGCTCGTGACACCCGAGGCGCTCGCTGCAGCGCTCCGCCCGGAAACCGCCCTGGTCAGCGTGATGTACGCCAACAACGAAGTGGGGACTGTCCAGCCGATCGCCCGGCTGGCTTCCCTTGCCCGTTCGCGAGGCATTCCTTTTCACACCGACGCGGTCCAGGCCGCCGGCTGGCTGCCCCTGGACGTCAAAGCGCTGGGAGTGGACGCCCTGAGCATTTCCGGCCACAAGCTCGGCGCGCCCAAGGGGTGCGGCGTTCTCTACATTCGGGGACGCACCCGGATTGAGCCGCTGGTCCACGGCGGCGGCCAGGAGCGGGGACGCCGCTCCGGTACGGAGAACGTGGCTGGCGCTGTTGGCCTCGCCAGCGCCCTCACCCTGGCCTCGGGCCGGCAGATGCAGGTGGCCGAACACGTGGCCGCCCTGCGTGATGCGTTTATCGACGCGGTGCTCGCCGGCGTTCCGGGTGCTGTCCTGACTGGCCACCCAAGCGAACGGCTGCCCTCAGTGGCATCATTCTGCTTCCCGGGAACCAGCGGGGAGTCTGTGCTCCTGGAGCTGGAGCGCCAAGGCATTGTCTGCTCGAGCGGTTCGGCCTGCGCCGCCGGTTCCGATGCGCCGTCGCCCGTCCTCACGGCCCTGGGCATAGCGGCCGAGGTGGCGCAGACAGCCGTGAGGTTCAGTTTCGACTCCGGCGTCAGCTCCCAGGACCTGGACACCGCGGCCCTGGCCGTCCGGGACGCCGTCGCAAGCGTCAGGACACTGGGGCGCGCCTGA